The following coding sequences lie in one Oncorhynchus kisutch isolate 150728-3 linkage group LG27, Okis_V2, whole genome shotgun sequence genomic window:
- the LOC109871509 gene encoding zinc finger and SCAN domain-containing protein 2-like isoform X2 yields the protein MASCNFQSQLVSIMEILAKAAVAEINKRVDDSCAVIRLEVTQSQRDIDGLKRKCQMMEGELKKTRGRVRRKERSLYPVKIVLNKQRICSQWRDGEMAVEEDSQPQPTDVEQRAETEPILIKDEETAEDVWKTDLQEELRITGEESGSKPGQPPSFEQRHFDENFITQPNISPEDSVEHYPNSDGPKEPGTPRCTSVGKSKVFSTEQHRPAEDEDSQELVMVKDEKEEELDQTTALAGPDQFVMDETDGQRWTSVDPGRETDPEGHPDFSFHSTEEHSQNISIFPPHSGLPSLPTMTDGVGPSIHSSIGKPHANMFSTAAQMKRHVRTSADETRQQMPEGQSSEMLNSNNDGNSLALQPRQHQHKASEATVRMSECMTGSNMATTSTFSGYSLSRSSFNMVKRMRTQWRSGGTTERRFSCTFCGKSFQRFSQLKEHLRSHTGEKPYTCEQCGRSFTKQCNLIRHAVVHSGEKPYECTQCGKCFTQRSSMKSHQRTHIGESPVSQHVVPAYPGDPHTSLMLSQTRWNK from the exons ATGGCCAGCTGCAATTTTCAGTCGCAGTTAGTATCCATTATGGAGATATTAGCTAAAGCAGCTGTAGCAGAAATAAACAAACGAGTTGATGATAGCTGTGCAGTTATACGTTTGGAAGTGACCCAAAGCCAGCGAGATATTGATGGACTGAAAAGGAAGTGTCAAATGATGGAGGGAGAGCTGAAGAAGACGCGAGGACGAGTCAGGAGAAAAG AGAGATCTTTATATCCAGTCAAGATTGTTTTGAACAAGCAGAGGATTTGCTCACagtggagagacggagagatggctGTTGAAGAGGACTCTCAACCCCAG CCTACAGATgtggagcagagagcagagactgAACCAATACTGATCAAAGATGAGGAGACGGCAGAGGATGTGTGGAAGACTGACCTTCAGGAAGAGCTCAGGATCACTGGAGAGG AGTCTGGTTCCAAGCCTGGGCAACCACCATCCTTTGAGCAACGGCACTTTGATGAGAACTTCATCACACAACCCAACATATCTCCTGAAGACTCAGTGGAACATTACCCCAATTCTGATGGTCCAAAGGAACCAGGCACACCACGGTGTACGTCTGTAGGTAAATCAAAGGTGTTCAGCACAGAGCAGCACCGGCCAGCCGAGGATGAGGACTCACAAGAGCTAGTGATGGTGAAggatgagaaagaggaggagCTGGATCAGACCACGGCCCTGGCAGGACCTGACCAGTTTGTCATGGATGAGACTGATGGGCAGCGGTGGACATCTGTGGATCCAGGCCGAGAAACTGACCCTGAAGGCCACCCAGATTTCTCCTTTCATTCCACAGAGGAGCACTCTCAGAATATCTCAATTTTTCCACCTCACAGTGGGCTGCCATCCCTGCCTACTATGACAGATGGTGTAGGGCCATCGATTCACTCTTCTATAGGGAAACCACATGCTAACATGTTCAGTACAGCAGCACAGATGAAAAGACATGTCAGGACATCGGCTGATGAGACTAGACAACAGATGCCAGAAGGACAGAGCAGTGAGATGCTGAACTCTAATAATGATGGAAATAGTTTAGCTCTACAGCCAAGGCAGCATCAGCACAAGGCTTCAGAAGCAACAGTGAGAATGAGTGAGTGCATGACAGGGTCAAACATGGCCACCACCTCTACCTTCTCTGGATACAGCCTGAGTCGCAGTAGTTTTAACATGGTGAAGAGAATGAGGACTCAGTGGAGGTCGGGCGGCACCACTGAGAGGCGTTTCAGCTGCACCTTCTGTGGGAAGAGCTTCCAGCGTTTCAGCCAGCTCAAAGAACACCTCCGGAGTCACACCGGAGAGAAACCGTACACCTGCGAACAGTGTGGCAGGAGTTTCACCAAGCAGTGCAACCTGATCAGACATGCTGTTGTCCACAGCGGGGAGAAGCCCTATGAGTGCACACAGTGTGGGAAATGCTTCACCCAGCGCTCCAGTATGAAGTCACATCAGAGAACTCACATAGGAGAGAGTCCAGTGTCTCAACATGTGGTACCTGCATACCCTGGGGATCCACACACAAGTTTAATGTTGTCTCAGACCAGATGGAACAAATAA
- the LOC109871509 gene encoding zinc finger and SCAN domain-containing protein 2-like isoform X1, translating into MASCNFQSQLVSIMEILAKAAVAEINKRVDDSCAVIRLEVTQSQRDIDGLKRKCQMMEGELKKTRGRVRRKVERSLYPVKIVLNKQRICSQWRDGEMAVEEDSQPQPTDVEQRAETEPILIKDEETAEDVWKTDLQEELRITGEESGSKPGQPPSFEQRHFDENFITQPNISPEDSVEHYPNSDGPKEPGTPRCTSVGKSKVFSTEQHRPAEDEDSQELVMVKDEKEEELDQTTALAGPDQFVMDETDGQRWTSVDPGRETDPEGHPDFSFHSTEEHSQNISIFPPHSGLPSLPTMTDGVGPSIHSSIGKPHANMFSTAAQMKRHVRTSADETRQQMPEGQSSEMLNSNNDGNSLALQPRQHQHKASEATVRMSECMTGSNMATTSTFSGYSLSRSSFNMVKRMRTQWRSGGTTERRFSCTFCGKSFQRFSQLKEHLRSHTGEKPYTCEQCGRSFTKQCNLIRHAVVHSGEKPYECTQCGKCFTQRSSMKSHQRTHIGESPVSQHVVPAYPGDPHTSLMLSQTRWNK; encoded by the exons ATGGCCAGCTGCAATTTTCAGTCGCAGTTAGTATCCATTATGGAGATATTAGCTAAAGCAGCTGTAGCAGAAATAAACAAACGAGTTGATGATAGCTGTGCAGTTATACGTTTGGAAGTGACCCAAAGCCAGCGAGATATTGATGGACTGAAAAGGAAGTGTCAAATGATGGAGGGAGAGCTGAAGAAGACGCGAGGACGAGTCAGGAGAAAAG TAGAGAGATCTTTATATCCAGTCAAGATTGTTTTGAACAAGCAGAGGATTTGCTCACagtggagagacggagagatggctGTTGAAGAGGACTCTCAACCCCAG CCTACAGATgtggagcagagagcagagactgAACCAATACTGATCAAAGATGAGGAGACGGCAGAGGATGTGTGGAAGACTGACCTTCAGGAAGAGCTCAGGATCACTGGAGAGG AGTCTGGTTCCAAGCCTGGGCAACCACCATCCTTTGAGCAACGGCACTTTGATGAGAACTTCATCACACAACCCAACATATCTCCTGAAGACTCAGTGGAACATTACCCCAATTCTGATGGTCCAAAGGAACCAGGCACACCACGGTGTACGTCTGTAGGTAAATCAAAGGTGTTCAGCACAGAGCAGCACCGGCCAGCCGAGGATGAGGACTCACAAGAGCTAGTGATGGTGAAggatgagaaagaggaggagCTGGATCAGACCACGGCCCTGGCAGGACCTGACCAGTTTGTCATGGATGAGACTGATGGGCAGCGGTGGACATCTGTGGATCCAGGCCGAGAAACTGACCCTGAAGGCCACCCAGATTTCTCCTTTCATTCCACAGAGGAGCACTCTCAGAATATCTCAATTTTTCCACCTCACAGTGGGCTGCCATCCCTGCCTACTATGACAGATGGTGTAGGGCCATCGATTCACTCTTCTATAGGGAAACCACATGCTAACATGTTCAGTACAGCAGCACAGATGAAAAGACATGTCAGGACATCGGCTGATGAGACTAGACAACAGATGCCAGAAGGACAGAGCAGTGAGATGCTGAACTCTAATAATGATGGAAATAGTTTAGCTCTACAGCCAAGGCAGCATCAGCACAAGGCTTCAGAAGCAACAGTGAGAATGAGTGAGTGCATGACAGGGTCAAACATGGCCACCACCTCTACCTTCTCTGGATACAGCCTGAGTCGCAGTAGTTTTAACATGGTGAAGAGAATGAGGACTCAGTGGAGGTCGGGCGGCACCACTGAGAGGCGTTTCAGCTGCACCTTCTGTGGGAAGAGCTTCCAGCGTTTCAGCCAGCTCAAAGAACACCTCCGGAGTCACACCGGAGAGAAACCGTACACCTGCGAACAGTGTGGCAGGAGTTTCACCAAGCAGTGCAACCTGATCAGACATGCTGTTGTCCACAGCGGGGAGAAGCCCTATGAGTGCACACAGTGTGGGAAATGCTTCACCCAGCGCTCCAGTATGAAGTCACATCAGAGAACTCACATAGGAGAGAGTCCAGTGTCTCAACATGTGGTACCTGCATACCCTGGGGATCCACACACAAGTTTAATGTTGTCTCAGACCAGATGGAACAAATAA